One Argentina anserina chromosome 6, drPotAnse1.1, whole genome shotgun sequence genomic window, GTTTATGAAGAAAGTTCGTTGTGAAATTATTTGGATAAGAAATTATATGATAAATGACAATATGATTTAGGGTTGTTATGATCTTGCGACTAAGCCAGCTCAATCATTGTGCGATGAAGTGGTCCACATTATAAAAAAAGTTCGCTGTGTGAATAATTTTATGAGTAAAAACCGCTGCaaactttttttataaaacaATTTTGTGAGGAAACCTTGCTGCAAACTTTATTCATAAAGCTTATTTTTGAGAAAATTCACTGCAAACTTTATTCATAAAACTATTTTTTGAGAAAAGTTTGTTACAAACTTTCTTCTCGAAAATCATTTTATGATGAAAGTTTGTAGTGAACTTtcttaagaaaaaaatgttaTAAAGAAAGTTCAATGCGAGCTTTTCTCACAAAATCAATTTATGAAGAAAGTTCGTTGTGAAATTAGTTGGATAAGAAATTATATGATAAATGACAATATGGTTTAGAGTTGTTATGATCTTGAGACTAAGTCAACTCAATCATTGTGCGGTAGAGTGGTCCATGAGTGACATTAAAAGAGTACCTAAAATTTGCACATGACAATTCATGCGATAAACTTCTTatagttctaattttgaatccttatatataaaacataggttttttcttttcccacAACTACTCACCGGCCTACTTCTCATATGAATTATAAGAGGCAATGACATGTTACCATGGAGTGGGTACAATTTTGTCATCTTTGTGTAACAAGATGACCTAACTTAGAAGTTTGAACTGTTTTTGGTTGATAAGATTAGAATTGCTTAGTCAATTTTGGAAAACTGACAAAACTTGTATCATCCTACGACATTCTCTCATTTTACTATGAACCAAGATAACAAAGTTGAATAAAAATGTTGATTGAAAGATAAGTGTGGATGTATCTTACATTTTCATCGTTCGCAATACATAAAACAATTATTTTCTCTCAAATATTGTGAATATGGAAATTGCATTTGGGGACACATGGAAAACGATTCGCAGAAAATATCTGCAATCATTGTGAATTATGAATTATAAGATATAATGGCACCCTACTTAATTAGCAGAGCAGATAAAGAACACTGGTATTATCGACTGTGGCAAAAACTCGCGTAGAAATGGACCACGCTTGTCTTCTTCTTTCGGGAAATGACAAACCTCGTAGGCCTTTGACGCGTGGCCGTGACGTAGTTTGCTCCTATGTTCGACAAGTAGACCTCAGACTCCGAGTCCTATAAGATACACCACTTGCCACTTCACTTGTGCATCTCAGGTTATTTCAGCTAGAGCCGCATTCGATCTCTCAGCTGTGACAGTTCAGATTGTTCTTCGTCAGAATGATAACTCTGGTGTTTGGGTCCTCACTGCCCTCACCAACACCACCAGAGGCAGCTGTTGTGTCGACGCCAGCTACGAAGAAATGTGGGAGCTTAACGGGTCCCCGGTTTGTCCCCAATCGGAGTGGTTCTGGTTCCGGTAACGGGTTCCCGCCCTTTCTTCCCAAAGAGGTCGAGAAGATCAAAGATCCTTTTGCCAGAAACTTGGCTCAGAGAATGGAGAGAGTCCCAGTTCAGGTAATAGTTGATTACTGTAGAATGTAAATAttgatattttcttatttaaaaaaaatcttttttgtattgtgtatatatatttcatcttGTTTTTAATGTGTTTCTGATGGGGTCACTAGGGTACAGTGTTGTTGTTATCCTGCATCTCTTTACTTGATTTTTTTGTGACATAATTGAAAAAAAGAACTAGTGTCTGGTGAGGCAATTGGGAAAGATTAGGTATATATGAAGTTGCTTTGGAGTAAACGATAATTCGACAAGGACATGAAAATAAAGGTTTAAACCTTCTATGCTAGAATTAGAAATGACTATAAGTTTTTGtctttgattttgaatgaagttttattttttactgtcTGTACGATTGAAACTGTTTCTGATAACTTTTAATTGAAATTCACATGTGAGCAATGATTAGTACGTCAAAACACACTATTGGGATTGCTACTGAATTAATTTTTGTTAACTTAAGCTGCAGTTAGGTTGAgatttgataaattcattgAGCATCTGCTTCTAATGAATTTCATTCACTTGGATTGCCTATTAGTATGATTTGTTTCACAATttctcaagtttttttttttttactggaTATTGCAGATGGGGATATATGGAAGTTCTATTATGAGTAGTTGTGTGAGACCTCTAATACAAACCAAGATCAATCCAGTGGTTCTTCTGCATTGCTTTGACAGGTGTGTAATATATGCAAATTGCAAGAtcgatacctcaactcttgcACAATGTGAAGTTCGGGTCTTACATTTTTCacactgtttgcgtatgttAGTTCTTGTTTAGAATGGAGATGCACATATCCCCTGCTTGAAGAGGCTGGGGTGGAGGCTTGGGCAATTGATGTGCTTGGTTGGGGCTTCTCTGATTTAGGTTCATTCCCCTGTTTCTCCCCTTTCTTTTAATTGTGTGTTCCCAGCTGGTTTTGAAGTTCAGTATATTTCACCCTCGTTAACCATTATTCATCTGTACTAGAAAGGCTGCCACCATGCAATCCGGAATCAAAGCGTCATCACCTCTACCAGGTATCTATGCAGTTTGATTGTTTTTTatcctcttttttggtttagAAATTGTTTTTGCAACCTGTCTCTATGAAAAGGTTTATACTGTTATGGATGTTTTGCTAGCTACAATACATGACATGGTTTTATAACTGGTCAAGATTTTCATCATCTTATGTGATTGACATGCATGCAAATGGTTTACCTGAATTGTAGTTTTGGAAGTCCTATATCAGAAGGCCGATGATATTAGTTGGACCAAGTCTGGGTGCATCTGTTGCAATTGACTTTGCAGTCAGTTATCCATTTGCTGTAAGTATctctctctttactattctctGGTGCTTGCCCTTATCACCTATTAGTTACCAGTGATGTGTCTCTTTGCATTTATTTTCTGCAGGTTGAaaaattgg contains:
- the LOC126798112 gene encoding uncharacterized protein LOC126798112, producing the protein MITLVFGSSLPSPTPPEAAVVSTPATKKCGSLTGPRFVPNRSGSGSGNGFPPFLPKEVEKIKDPFARNLAQRMERVPVQMGIYGSSIMSSCVRPLIQTKINPVVLLHCFDSSCLEWRCTYPLLEEAGVEAWAIDVLGWGFSDLERLPPCNPESKRHHLYQFWKSYIRRPMILVGPSLGASVAIDFAVSYPFAVEKLVLINASVYAEGTGFAKLPRALAYAGVSLLRSIPLRLYANTLAFNDISLATTFDWTNVGRLHCLLPWWKDATVSFMGSGGYNVIAQIKQVKQKALVICSEKDRIISYKQILRLQCELPFAIMRLIPEGGHLPHVDSPASVAKLIAGFACNDRC